One window of the Salvelinus namaycush isolate Seneca unplaced genomic scaffold, SaNama_1.0 Scaffold302, whole genome shotgun sequence genome contains the following:
- the LOC120039819 gene encoding CD209 antigen-like protein C has protein sequence MFKPIFCKRFWNSSSRILSCQCWKRYSGAAAVCLGLLCVLLLAGITGLLLYQRNQLTSSNTLTKERDQLQTSDNNLTAERDQLQTSNNTLTVERDQLQTRYNTLTKESYQLQTRYNTLTKESYQLQKEIERLKKSTVEKVCPQGWKKLGSSCYYVSTELKSWEESRQDCRDRGADLVVINSQEKQTLVNWLCGRKDYVWIGLTDSVTEGTWKWVDDTRLTTKYWYSGEPNGGVAEDCVYFYSWSSDTGAWWDYYCYYKYRWICEK, from the exons ATGTTTAAGCCAATATTCTGTAAGAGGTTCtggaactcaagcagtagaataT TGTCTTGTCAGTGTTGGAAGAGATACTCTGGAGctgctgcagtgtgtctggggctgctgtgtgttctcctactggctgggatcacaGGCCTGTTACTCTACC AGAGAAACCAGTTGACCAGCTCCAACACCCTGACCAAAGAGAGGGACCAGCTACAGACAAGCGACAACAACCTGActgcagagagagaccagctacagactagCAACAacaccctgaccgtagagagagaccagctacagaccagatacaacacccTGACCAAAGAGAGctaccagctacagaccagatacaacacccTGACCAAAGAGAGCTACCAGCTACAGAAAGAGATAGAACGTCTGAAAAAATCTACAGTTGAGAAAG TGTGTCCTCAAGGATGGAAGAAGCTTGGTAGCAGTTGTTACTACGTCTCTACTGAGTTAAAATCCtgggaggagagcagacaggactgCAGAGACAGAGGAGCAGACCTGGTGGTTATCAACAGCCAAGAGAAACag ACATTAGTCAACTGGTTATGTGGACGAAAGGACTATGTctggattggtctgactgacTCTGTTACTGAGGGGACCTGGAAATGGGTGGACGACACACGACTGACCACAAA gtattggtaCAGTGGAGAGCCtaatggtggtgtagctgaggacTGTGTGTATTTCTACTCCTGGTCATCAGACACAGGAGCATGGTGGGACTAttactgttactataaatacagATGGATCTGTGAGAAATAG